The window ATAAAAAAATTAAAATTATTTATTTTAGTTTTTTAATTGGTTGTTTGTCATTGTGTTCTTTTCCTTTTTTAACTTCTAGTTTTTATAGTAAGGAAAAAATTTTATATTTAGCTTGGAATTCTAAAAATTTTTGTTTGTTTTTTTTATTATTATTAGGTATTTTTTTTACGAGTGTATATACATTTCGTATGTTTTTAAATGTTTTTCATATGAATATTTCAAAAAAATTTTTATTTAAAAAAAATAGTGTTTTTCAAAATATTCCATTAATTATATTAAATATTTTGTGTTTTTCAGAAATATATTTTATAGTTCAAAAATTTTTATATCCAAAAATGTTTTTTTCAGAATTTTGTTTTTTTTCATTCTATATTATGTTTTTTTCATTTTTTGTTTCTTTTTTAGGATTTTTTTTAGTATATTTTTTTTATATAAATCCTAAAAATTCATTTTTTATTTTTTTACAAATTTTTTATCAAAAAACAATACAAAAAATTGTTTTAAAAGATTGGTATTTACAATTTTTTTATGAAAAAATTTTTTTTTATATTTATGAAAGTTGTTTTATTAAAATTAAAAAAAAAAAATTAGAAAAATTTTTTAATATTTTTTCTTATATTATTTTTTTTTTAAATAAAAAATTTTTGAAAATAGAACAAAAAAATATGTTTGGGTATTTTGGAGTATTAATAACTTTTTTATTCATAATTTTTTTTATATGTTTTATTAATAGTTTTTATTTATTTAATAGATTTTAAAATAATATATAAGAATTTTTTCTTTTTTAATTAAAAAATTTTAATAATTATTATATTTTTTATAAGTTTTAAATAAGATTAGGAGTTTTTTAAAATGTTGTTACTTTTTTTTATTTTTGTACCTTTCTTTGGTGCAATTTTTTGTTTATTCTTTTTAAGAATATCTAGTAGATTTCCTATAATTTTAACATTTTTTATTTCTTGTAGTTGTTTGTTATTATCTTGTTTAATATATTATAAAAAATTTTTTGTATTAACTGTTGGAGAAAGAAAAAATTTATATTTATTAGAATATTGTCATAAATGGATTCCAGAATTTGGTATTACGTTTCATTTTAGATTAGATGGTTTGTCATTATTAATGATTATTATGACTTCTTTTTTAAGTTGTATTGCTGTTTTGTGTGATTGGCGTAAAAAATATAAAAATTCTGGATTATTTTATTTTTTATTCTTATTAATATTATGTAGTTTATTAGGATGTTTTATATCTGAAGATTTATTTTTATTTTTCTTTTTTTGGGAATTGTCAATTTTTCCTGTATATTTTTTAATTTTATTATGGGGCGATAAAAATCTTGACATTAAATTTTTACATTATACTTTAAAAAAGTTTCTTATTTATGCTCATATATCTAGTGTACTGTTATTAATATCTATCTTATATTTAGTACAAATATATTATGAACAAACTGGATTATTAACTTTTGATTATTTGATTTTGAATAAAGTAATTTTATCTCAAAAAATAGAATTTTTATTAATGTTAAGTTTTTTTTTATCTTTTATTATTAAAACTCCTCTTTTTCCTTTTTTAGATTGGTATTCTGAAATTCAGATATGCGCTCCAACCAGTGGTTCAATAAATATTTTATATTTTTTATTAAAAGTTTCTCTTTATGGGTTTTTACGTTTTAATTTATATATGTTGTCACAACATAGAGTTTTGTTTTCTAAAATTGGGATTTTTTTAAGTATAATAACAATTTTATATAGTATTAATAAAATTTTTACGTTAAAAAATATAAAAACAATTATTATATATTTATCTGTTATACATATTGCTATTATTTTTTATTCTTTAAATTATTTAAATAATTTTTCTTTACAAGGATCTGTTTTGTCTCTTTGTTCTTATTCTTTAACTACTGCTGCTTTATTTATGTTATTAGGATTTTTAAAAGAATATTATCAGACAAATAATTTTTTAGTATTTAAAAATATTTCTAAAGTTCTATCTAAATTTTCGTCTTTTTTCTTTTTTTTTATTTTTTCAAATATAGGTCTTCCCGGAACAGGTAATTTTAGTGGAGAAATTTTAATGTTTTTAGGATCATTTTTTTTTTCTCCTATCTTAACTACATTTATAATTTTTAGTTTATTATTTTTATCAGGTTTTTTACTATATATTATAGTACAAACATATTATGGATCTTACAAAATTATAAAAATTTTTAAACAATTTACTTTTCTTACATACTTAATATTATTTTTCATAATTTTTTTGATTTTTTTTATTGGTTTATTTCCTTGTATAATTTTAGATCTTTCAGAATATTGGATAGATTGTATATATAAAAAAAATTTATTTTTTATTAAGAAATAAGGTTAAAGAAATGATATTAGATAGTTTAAAAAATTTTATACCAATTTTTTCTATTTTTGTTTTGATGTTTTCAATTATAATAATTTTGTTAAATAAATCATTTTATAAAAATTTTTTAATAAATTA of the Buchnera aphidicola (Nippolachnus piri) genome contains:
- a CDS encoding complex I subunit 4 family protein, which translates into the protein MLLLFFIFVPFFGAIFCLFFLRISSRFPIILTFFISCSCLLLSCLIYYKKFFVLTVGERKNLYLLEYCHKWIPEFGITFHFRLDGLSLLMIIMTSFLSCIAVLCDWRKKYKNSGLFYFLFLLILCSLLGCFISEDLFLFFFFWELSIFPVYFLILLWGDKNLDIKFLHYTLKKFLIYAHISSVLLLISILYLVQIYYEQTGLLTFDYLILNKVILSQKIEFLLMLSFFLSFIIKTPLFPFLDWYSEIQICAPTSGSINILYFLLKVSLYGFLRFNLYMLSQHRVLFSKIGIFLSIITILYSINKIFTLKNIKTIIIYLSVIHIAIIFYSLNYLNNFSLQGSVLSLCSYSLTTAALFMLLGFLKEYYQTNNFLVFKNISKVLSKFSSFFFFFIFSNIGLPGTGNFSGEILMFLGSFFFSPILTTFIIFSLLFLSGFLLYIIVQTYYGSYKIIKIFKQFTFLTYLILFFIIFLIFFIGLFPCIILDLSEYWIDCIYKKNLFFIKK